The following are encoded in a window of Pongo abelii isolate AG06213 chromosome 16, NHGRI_mPonAbe1-v2.0_pri, whole genome shotgun sequence genomic DNA:
- the LOC129050027 gene encoding E3 ubiquitin-protein ligase HERC2-like, with translation MPRVVALTPTGAVQGWSGETSSPGDENGSLCGRLGTEELPVPSLNTRWHEIIGHIWASISEKLSFKSKCKPFKDADTHSAIQVIGLKLHLHPSFLVGKKVIDVAAGSTHCLALTEDSEVRSWRSNDQCQHFDTLRVTKPEPAALPGLDAKHIVGITCGPAQSCAWSSCSEWSIGLRVPFGVDICSVTFKQLDLLLQQVSEGMDGSADWPPPQEKECVAVAMLNLPRLQLHAAISHQVDPEFLGLGLGSVLLNSLKQTVVTPASSTGVLSTVHSASQAMLQSGWSVLLPTAKKQARALSALLPCAVQFQAMK, from the exons ATGCCGCGGGTGGTTGCGCTCACGCCAACTGGAGCTGTCCAGGGATGGAGTGGCGAGACCAGCTCCCCTGGGGATGAGAACGGATCTTTGTGTGGTCGGCTGGGGACTGAAGAGCTTCCTG TACCTTCTCTGAACACCAGATGGCATGAGATCATTGGTCATATCTGGGCCAGTATATCAGAAAAATTGTCATTCAAGAGCAAATGTAAACCTTTCAAAGACGCAGACACCCATTCT GCCATTCAGGTCATAGGCTTGAAGCTGCATCTGCATCCCTCTTTCCTTGTAGGGAAGAAGGTGATTGATGTGGCTGCAGGCTCCACCCACTGCCTGGCTCTGACTGAGGACAGCGAGGTCCGCAGCTGGAGGAGCAACGACCAGTGCCAGCATTTTGACACCTTGCGCGTGACCAAGCCAGAACCTGCAGCATTGCCAGGACTGGACGCCAAACACATAGTGGGAATTACCTGTGGGCCTGCCCAG AGCTGTGCTTGGTCATCGTGTTCTGAGTGGTCCATTGGCCTCCGTGTCCCTTTTGGGGTGGACATTTGCTCAGTGACTTTTAAGCAGCTGGATCTCCTGCTGCAGCAGGTGAGTGAGGGGATGGACGGCTCCGCGGACTGGCCCCCGCCCCAGGAGAAAGAGTGCGTGGCCGTGGCAATGCTGAATCTTCCCCGACTTCAG ttgcATGCTGCTATTAGTCACCAGGTTGACCCGGAATTCCTTGGTTTAGGTCTGGGCAGCGTCCTCCTGAACAGCCTGAAGCAGACGGTGGTGACCCCGGCCAGCAGCACAGGCGTGCTGAGCACCGTGCATTCAGCCTCCCAGGCCATGCTGCAGAGCGGCTGGTCCGTGCTGCTGCCCACTGCCAAGAAGCAAGCCCGGGCGCTCTCTGCTCTCCTGCCCTGCGCAG TTCAGTTTCAGGCAATGAAGTGA